The segment ATAGAGCGATTTAAATAATGCCGCATAATTTCCGTAAAGTATTGTTCGGTTTTTCATATATCAAAGATTTTAGGCATTATTTATGTCGTTATGTATAGTAATAACCCTGTCAAAGTTTTTGGCAGTCATAATTCCCCCTTAGAAAAAGGGGGCAAGGGGGTTGTAGAAAGGAATAACCTAAATGGAAAAACTGATAAAAGATGCCTTGAAATCAGCAAAAGCAGATTATGCAGAAATAAGGGTACACGAAGGTGTTACAACCAATGTTGCTTATGTGGGAAAAGAGCTTGAGAATATCGGCAAAAACAGTATGCTTGGCGGATGTGTAAGGGCATTGTTTAAAGGCGGTTGGGGATTCGTTGCCTTTAATGATATTGAAAATCTTCCAAAATACATAGAAATGGCTTGCGAACAGGCTCAATTTATTGGGACACAGGAAAGCAAGCTGGCCTCTGTACCTGTAATACAGGATTACGTGAAAACAAGCGTAGAAATAAATCCTTCCGATATTTCCTTAACGGAAAAGCAATCCTTGTGTAATAAATACAACTCAATGATTCTCTCTTCAAAACAAATTCAAACCTCAAGTGTAAGGTACTTAGACTCTCACGGGACTGTATTTTTTGCCAATACAGATGGCAGTTTTATAGTACAGGAAACTATTTTCTGCGGCATTTCACTCCTTGCCATGGCAAGGGATGGTATGAATGTGCAACAGGCATATCATTCAACGGGTGACCTGCGTGGTTTTAGAAATGCCCTGAATTTAGAACAAAAAACCGGGGAAGTGACCAAACGTGCAATCGACCTCCTTACAGCAAAACCTGTAACGGGCGGCAAATATACGGTTATTATTGATCCAAAATTATGTGGCGTCTTTGTTCATGAGGCATTCGGGCATCTCAGTGAAGCCGATTTCATCTATGAAAATGAAAAAATGCGGGAAATTATGGTTATTGGTAAACGGTTTGGGAGCGATGCGCTCTCTATTGTTGACGATGGTTCCCTGGTTGGCGAGGCAGGATATAACAAATATGATAATGAGGGTACCCCGACACAAAAGACCTATCTTATCAAAAATGGTATTTTAACCAACCGTCTTCACTCACGGGAAACCGCTGCCAAAATGAATGAAAAACCTACGGGAAATGCGCGGGCAATAGGTTATGCGCACGGCCCTATTGTGCGTATGACAAACACTTATATGGAACCTCGTGATTGTTCATTTGAAAAAATGCTCTCTGAGGTTGATTACGGCATTTATGCCATTGGGGCACTTGGCGGACAAACGAACATGGAAATGTTTACCT is part of the Candidatus Jettenia sp. AMX2 genome and harbors:
- a CDS encoding TldD/PmbA family protein, which translates into the protein MEKLIKDALKSAKADYAEIRVHEGVTTNVAYVGKELENIGKNSMLGGCVRALFKGGWGFVAFNDIENLPKYIEMACEQAQFIGTQESKLASVPVIQDYVKTSVEINPSDISLTEKQSLCNKYNSMILSSKQIQTSSVRYLDSHGTVFFANTDGSFIVQETIFCGISLLAMARDGMNVQQAYHSTGDLRGFRNALNLEQKTGEVTKRAIDLLTAKPVTGGKYTVIIDPKLCGVFVHEAFGHLSEADFIYENEKMREIMVIGKRFGSDALSIVDDGSLVGEAGYNKYDNEGTPTQKTYLIKNGILTNRLHSRETAAKMNEKPTGNARAIGYAHGPIVRMTNTYMEPRDCSFEKMLSEVDYGIYAIGALGGQTNMEMFTFSAEEAYLIRNGKIQEKLRDVVLTGNVFETLMNIDAIGSDLKMYGGLGGCGKGGQSPLRVSDGGPHVRIQNVIIGGR